AGCATTGGGCTGCTTTTCTGGTGAAAATAAACCAGAGACTAGAGACAAGcagacagaaacagcagcatACAGTGCGAGGATGAGGAtggagcaccagcagcaggaaaacactCCAGAACTACTTCACCTTCAGGGCAAAAAGAGTTGCCTGCAACATCCCAGCCGTAGGATGCACTGTCCCTGAGAGTGGGGATGTGGGCTGTCTGACAAGCCCAGCTGCAGAGTTGGGCtttccagcagtgctgtgtaaaaggcaaaatatttcccgtgtgcagccagctgctggaaGCTTACACCAAAGGGGAAGGCAATCTGGAGCAGTGTCCTTGCTGAAGTTTTATGCCTCTAGAGAGCGCTGAAGCAATGAGAATCCTCTCATTCCCTTTCCATCAGTGTCCTACTCCTCACCGCAGTTGCTTGCCGAGACAAAGGAGGCCCCTGGATTGTCCTGCAGCCTCCTACTCCCCTTCCCTCATTAGTGTGCCACCCCAACTGCCCCTCCTGAGCTAAGGAGAGGCACATCTGCCGGCTGTGGCAGAGAAAGGCAGTGTGAAAGTGTCTTCCTTCAGACTTGCATTTGAAACCCCTGTAAAAAATGTGTATGATTTTGATGTGCTTCTGAAAATTGACAGTGTGTGCTGGGGGAACTCCCTTTTCCCCCAGGCCACTGGACAAGTGTATTAATTTGCGTGTGGCTTGACAGCCGtttcctccagctccagcccatTCCTCAGTGCTACTGCTGGCCCTTCTGTCCTGCTCTCCAGGATATCCTGCAGCCAAgtgcagccctcctgcagaGAAGCTCAGACAATGCCCAACCTGCCCAGCTCACCAGGCTCCTTTCACTGTTGCACTGAAGACATCCCCGAAGCCTCTCCATGTGGCTCTCCTGCAATGTGCTGCCTTGTCATGTGGGTCCTAGCGGTCTGCAAAGCACTGGCCACGCAGATTTGGAATCCTCTCAAAGCATGAAAAAGGTGAATTTTGTTCTGTGGGACCTTTGTACAACAAGTAACCTGTTCAGATCAAAACAGAGAACCCCAGCCCTGTCAGATACCTTCAAAAAATTGAGCAATACCAACTTTGGTAGGCAGATAATACAATAtctgatgcctttttttccccaaaccctGGGGATATTTAGGACTCTCAGTACTCACTTTTCCTTGAGAGAAATTTTCTTTATATGCTTGAAAAAAGCCTTGCACCTGTAGACAATTGCTGGCTTATAAAccaagaacaaaattaatacCATTTTGCTTTTGATCTTACGATTTGTAAACTGTTCTCATGATATTTGCAGGTAATTGCCCCCAGGTGTTAACTGCACTGCCTGTATATTTGTTTAGGAAGCTGACAAACCTGTCTCTGTAACAGAATCTGCCCTGGAGAATCAGAGCAGCCCTGGGAAAGTAAGACatcatttcttctgctttgcctATCAGCAATGAAACGGTACCTTCACTGCTTCTGCTCTGGTGTTGCCCTGGCTGGATCTGCAGCACTCAGGCTTGCCCAAGGGCTccttctcctaatttctaacagGACTGCTCTCCTTAGTAAAGCCCACAGTGCCCCAGGGCCAAGAGTGTGAGAGACCATTTTATAGGTAGATTAGGCTGTTTACATCTCACTTCTGGCAAAGCAGTCCACATAAAAATTCAGGGATAttataaagggaagaaaaactgcTCATGCATCTTCAGCCTGTTGTAGAGCAACAATCTCAAGGAAAGAGGAAGACTGAAGAGCCTCTACGAAAAGTTCATTGGAGgtacagctgctgctgaaaaaaatagcagcagaagAAATCTGTGGAGGGAGGAGACGGAAAGTGACACTTCCTGTGGATGCTTTTCCACACACCAGTGACAAAATCCTGTTGTGTTGGCTGGTTGTCAGTTCAAAAAAGGACCAAGAAAATGAGGAAcagttttgaaagagaaatggagaagaCAGGCAAACGTGATTTAGGCAGAAGGCTCACAGGGAGGTTACAGTATTCTGCCTTCTTCCTAAATGAGCCCAACCTGAGGCTGAAATGTGGACCGTTGGGAGGAAATTATGTGCCTCATGGTATATGTGATCTGTCTGCCTCCGTTGGAAATCAGCCAGGCTACAGACACTGCACTGGGCAGAACACTGAATTTTAGGACCACTAGGGGGACACCAGAATTATCCAccactacaaaaataaataaataaatagataaaaatacataaaaataaataaaaataaatgccagcACAACAGGATCAGGACAAACGAGCTCCTGCTCTCCCAGGTGGCAGTCTTCTTTGCTGGAGATTTTGTGCCGAagcatgtgaaataaaatgatgtggtgcttttttgattttttttcccctctttttcctttttccctctttttccccccagagTCCTTTTAGCTGGATTTCctggcttgaaaagcttttttttcaacCTGCTGCCATTTCATTTGCTCAGGAATTAGGTTCCCTTTGGAGCAAGGTAAGAGTAACACTCATCTGCACAGCCTTTAACAACTGATCCAACCGTTCCAGGGCAGACAACCCTGCATGACTACAATCTGCAGCAGGTGTGGGGCACCTTCCTGCTTGCCCTGAAGTCCCCTGGGATGCCAGGTTTagcacagcagggcagctgAGGTGGAAGGAAGGCTTTATGGTGTTGGGCAGAGAACAGGAGGCACAGAAaggccctgctgccctgggagACATGATTCCTGGCTCCCAGGTACTTACTGATCTTGATTCAGAGCTCAGTTTGTTCACGTCCCACTGTGGCCACAGGCCTTGGCTGCTTTGAGGGACGCAACTTCTCCAAGGAATCCTGTTGCAGGGGAAGAAACAGCGGAGATGTACAGTGGTGACTCAGAAGAAGCTTTGGCTCACCTGGCTGCAGAGTCTCACCCCTGTCAAACGCTGCTGGCCAGTGAGGCATCAGACCCCACATGCTGAACTTGCTTTATCGTGCTGCAGTAACACACAGCCAGGGAACAGGAACGTCCTCTGTCccagtgagggaaaaaaaaaacctctgctGCAAGCAAACAGCCCACCACAGCCCAGCGCTCCCTCCCCGctcctggcagagctgcagctggccaCATGCCACCCTCAGGACCAACACAGGGGAAGTGTCTTCTGCAAGGCTCTCCCCGAACAAGGACGTTTTTATGGCATGtctgagaagaggaaaaaagaaaaaacagacccGAAACACAGAGACTGTGATCAGCAGGAAACCAGCCCAGCGGACAGAGAATTTTGCTTCCGGAGACTTTGCAGATGCTGCTGGCTCCAGGGCTCCTGACTACAATCCTGCCTGTTCCCAaccctgggcacagctggggggTACGAGGATGCTCCGTGGGTGCAGCAGGCCCAGTCCTACCGGGGAATGCGTAAACACCTGACAAAGGGGCTCTGCTGCCACCGAATGTTGCTGACAGGGACTGACCCGACATGTCCAGCTACACTCAGCCATAGTGTCATCCCGACCTTCCCCCTCACCTGAAACAACCCATGCTAAGAGCTCTTTCTCTTGCTCCAGTACAGGCACTGTGGACACTATGCGTGCAGGCACTATGCACTGTGCATGCTCTCCTCCTGGACACTACGCATGCACTCTGTTTTCAGGAAGTAGCCACTTTCTCCTTATCATCAGGGAATGAGGGCCTGACAATTGTTACAAGAAACCAGccaaaacagataaaacaaacTCAGTTCTGCCGTTGAGAAATCACAGTAAATGTCCAGGTCTCCTGGGATGCCCCTCcacctctctccctcttttctgtGTGAGAAGTGCTGGGGGAAGGCGTGAGTTACTGATGGGGAGGCGAGGGATGGTGTTTCACAAGGTCAGGATGCTTTTTGGCTTGCTTCATCTTCCCCTAGACCTGCCAGCCCTACTTATCTAAGGCTGTGCTCTGGCTTGGCATCACCAATAAATGCAACAGAATGGTTTTGTGCAAGGATGGGgcaccaacacccccagagcAGGGACCCCCACAGGCTCCCCATGCTGAGCACTGCTCCGTTTCCCTGCCGTGCTCACCGTGAAGCTCCCGCAGCATTCActttctgccctccctgctcaccctgcaCGTTTCTAGCCTGGCTTACAGCTCCCCGCCGGCTCTCCGGCACCCAGCTCTGCCGCAGCATACAGCACACGCTCCCCTTGGACGGCTGGCAGGGATTTGGGCTGTGCAGCTGACACCCGCCTAGGTCGTTCCGAGAGGCAATTCCCAAGCAAAATCTTCCCACCCGAGCCTTTCCTCTCCCAATACCCTCGGCCCCCTCCGGCCGCTGCCCCTGcggagggggctgcgggcgaTGCTCTGCCGGGTGGGCACCGATGCGGGGCGCTGGGCGGGGTTGGGGCGGGGGTCCCGGCGCCTCCGGGGGGCGGGGGTcgcggcggggccgcccggTGCGGGGTCTCGGgggggcggtgcggggcggtGCGCGGCGGCTCCTTTTTATAggggcgctgcggggcgcggggggcaGCGCTGCGCCATGGAGTACGGGGAGCTGGACTACTACtacgaggaggaggagggcaacGAGACGGGGGAGGCGTGCGAGTGGCAGGCGGACTGGGAGGCGTCCTTCTCGCTGCTGCCCGCTCTCTACACGCTGGTCTTCGTGCTGGGGCTCTCCGGCAACGGGCTGGTGCTGCTGACGGTGTGGCGAGGCCCGCGGGCCAAACGCCGCTCCGCCGACGCTTACATCGGCAACCTGGCCCTGGCCGACCTCGCCTTCGTGGCCACCCTGCCCCTTTGGGCCGCCTACACGGCGCTGCGCTTCCACTGGCCCTTCGGGGCGGCTCTCTGCAAGCTCAGCAGCTACCTGGTGCTGCTCAACATGTTCGCCTCCGCCTTCTGCCTGGGGGGGCTCAGCGCCGAGCGCTACCGAGCCGTCACCCGAGCCGCTCCTCCGCATCCCCGCAGCGCAGCCGCTCCCCGGCGCTCCGCCGCCGGCTCCTCCGCTCCCCTGGGCCCTTTGGCCGCGCTctgggcggcggcggcggctgcggcgcTCCCCGCGCTGCTGCTGCGGGAGGCGCGGGGGGGGCCCCGCAATCGGACGCTCTGCGACCTGCAGCTgggcgggggggcggcgagggcggcggcggcgctcaGCTTGGGCACGACGGCGCTGGGCTTCGCGGCGCCGCTGCTGCTGATGGCCGTCTGCTACTGCTGCGTGGGGGCCGCCGTCCGCCGCCACCTGCGCCCCCGCCGAGCCGAAGCGGCGGCCCGGAGGAGGTTGCTGCGCTTGATCGCCGCGCTGGTGGCCGTCTTCGCAGGGTGCTGGTTGCCTTTTCACCTGCTGAAGAGCCTCTTCGTGCTGGCCGCCGCcgggctgctggagctgccgTGCGCTCTGCTCGGCCTCATCTCGCGGCTGCACCCCTACGCCACCTGCCTCGCCTACCTCAACAGCTGCCTCAACCCCTTGCTCTACGCCTTCCTCGACGGCCGCTTCCGAGCCCAGTGccgcctgctgctggggctgcgcggggctcgccgcccgcccgcctcctccgccgccgTCCCCGCCTCGTCCACGCTCAGCGCCCCGACCCAGCGCTCCGAGGTGCCGTCGGGGGGCACCAAGGTGTAGCGGCCCCAATAAACGCCCGTTCCGCCGTCCTAGCCTGCTCCCTTCTTCGTCCGGCTCCGCCCGACGGGGCGgcgcccccgcagccccccgggggctcccgAGGGAGGGTTGGGAGCGGGGCCGTCGGGGGCTCCGCCgccagcctcccccccccagcggcCCCCGGTCCGGTGCCGGCTGCTGAGGCTGAGCCCTGCGGGTTCCCGACCGGGGGCATCCCCTGCACCTGCTGTGTCCCCACTGTGTGGGGCCGCTGCCGTGCGTGGGGATGCTTCGGGCTCTGCTTTCCTTCCAAGCCAGCTCCTGGGCCCTTCTGGCCGGGTCTGTCCTGGGCTCAGGGCGTCAGTGCACTGCCACGGCTGGAGGCTCGGCTCTTCTCCCCCCCACCAAAGCTCCCTGAGTCAAAGGGCTGTCAAAGATTGTGTCTGGGCTGGTGGCTGAGGATGTGggtgtgctgctgtctgcagggtATGCTCGTCCCAGAGGGGGCTCTGCAGTCTGTTGGGCCCAGCTTGCCATGAGCAGGAGCTCAGTGTGTATTCCTTGAACCCAGATGCGCCAGCAGTTCCCTGGGTGCAATATTTCCCTGGGCTCCTCTccccgggctgcagctccagcccagaatctgctccagcaggggtcttccacaggcctctgtcagtgcaggtccacctgctccagcgggggctcctccatgggctgcagcgtggagatctgctccgcgtgggacccatgggtgcagggggacagcctgctccaccgggggcctctccacaggctgcaggggaactgctgctctggcacctggagcacctctccccctccttcttcactgaccttggcccctccaaggctgttcctcactcctctctctcagcactgtttttgtttttgttttccctgtcttaaatctgctctcacagaggcacaaacaacatcgcttattggcttggcagcggggcccttatctaacatggggcagcttctagattcttctcacagaagccacccctacgGCCCTCTGCTACTAAAACCTCGCCACGTAAACCCACTGCAACCACGGATGTGAGAAGCCTCCTGTGCTCACACAAGACCTGAAGGGTGGAGGAAGGATAAAAACCAACCCATGCTACTCTGGCTTCCCCCTGGCTCGGGTACGATGGGGCAGGGGCTTGCGCAAAGGCAGGCAGAGCCAGGGAAAGACAATGGGGGCAGAGGCAATTGAGAGAAAACAAGGGGGGATGTGGCCCCGAAGGATAAAGGGACGTGGAGTCCCAAGGAGGAGGGGGACGCAGCCAGAATGTGTGCCCTGGGAGCCACGGTGCTAAAGTTGGGGCACACTGGCAGCAGGAACACCCCCAAAATAGCTCCTGGCTCTCCCAGGACCAGGCAGAGTCCTGCGTGGCCAaaggctctgctcctgccaggaGAGCACACAGCAGGTGAGAAGCCGACAGCCCCTCTGGTAGCTGTGACAAGGGCCCTCTGTGCGCTCACCCGCAGcaagctgccagccctgggccTTGCAGTACCTCGGGCTCATGGTGATGCTCAGTGGTTCCCTTCTCTCCCCCGGGGCAGCCGCCAAACCCCCCCTTTCACAACAAGGGAGCCGAttccaggcagctgcagcaggagctgacgGCTGCCAGGAAAAGGAAGACTTCATCCTCTTTCCTCCCAGACAAACACTGCGGAGCCAAGGTCAGGCTAGGGGTGCCCCAGCGGTGGCTGGGGATGCCTCTACCATCACGAGATGTTTCCCCGGAgacagggcagcaccaggggctggcacagccacACGTGCCCACGTTCCCAGGCGCTGGCAGCCCCCGGGCAGACAATGTGATGCTTCATGAGCTTGTGGCAGAGCCTGCTCAGAGGCTCCCAGCCTGCAGTCCCCACCTGGCAGCTGAGCTGGCAGCTTCCTTTCAGCTTCCCCCGGGGCTCAGAGGGATTGGAAGGGGAACGGCCCCAGTGCTGGAACCACACCGGGTGGGGAGGGCATGAAAAGCACCGCACAGAGCTGCCCCTGCTTTCCTTGGCAAGGCCAAAGCCACGGATTGTGGTCAGCACAGagagctgctccttccctccagcagcctggaTCCTCCCCCTTGCCTTCCACACTCTTCTAAGGAGGGCAAGACAGCAAAAACAAGGGCTGTAGGTTCAACCCGCTATGCAAACACCCTGGACACTCTCCCTTCTTCCAGGCTGAGACAGGGCTtcctatgtatatatatttttttggttttgttcgTTTTTTTGAAGTCCCAGTTGCCTGTGACACTGGGAGTCTGGCCACCTCCTTCCCCGTGAGAGCGatgggctctgcagcacccagtACTTTGCGCACAGGATTCAGTAACATCATCCTTAGAAGGGCCTTACTacccccagccctgtcccacTCACCTTGATTAATGATTAAACACAGCAAGGTCTAGCTGCCTCGGCTGCAGCAGGTGAGGTGTTTTCAATAGGCAGCTGTTTTAGCCTCCAAAGCTGCAACAGGGACAGCCTTGCTTGATGCAAAGGTAGAACACCATCACTGGAAAGGTTTGTGATGCAGAAAACCGGTGCAACTCCTACCCTTGAAGATTTTATGAGGTCAGACAGAAGGCCTTGAACAACTGATACAGCTTTTGAGTACATCCTGCTTGGAGCAGAAGGTTATTTAGACTTGGTTCCTGTTTTCCTAAGGGCATTAGTAAAAATCTAATGCTCTATATAGGTCTAGTTACcaaggttattaaaaaaatattctaaacaGACGCAGAGAAGGATGAGCAGAAAGGTTTTGAGAACGTTTTTAATTAGCACTtaaaagctaataaaaaaaataaataagcactcTTGCCTTCCTTTTCCTAGCAACATGGAAATTGAGAGGGGACAGTTACACATCAGTTGCACTGTTGAAAGTAACTCCAGGGAAGAAATATAACTCGATCAAAAATATTTGGTGTGAgaacaaaaagatgaaatgcCTTAAGAGAAGTTAAAACTGGAAAAGAGATGTTCCTAGAGAATAGAGGAGTAAGATTGTGTAATGCCTTCCtaacaggagaggagaggaagagtaGGGATCAAACTGTTTCATGAACCTTAATAAACATGTGAGAACTATAGGTTCCACATTGGCATACTCCCTCGTGTTATGAAATAGATTGCAATCTGCATAATctttgagctgtattttaatgaaatctaGTTCGGAATTCCTGCTGGTCACCTGAAAAGGACAAAGATTTCTTTTGACCTTAACATAATATTCAGGCTCTACAAAGGGAACATCACCTGATGAACCAGTGTGCAACTGCAATTAACCAATAAACTGCAATTAACTTCCAatatcacagagtcacagaacgtgagggattggaagggaccttgagacatcatctggtccaatccccctgctggagctggagcacctAGGTCACGTCACACAGGAACAcgtccaggtgggttttgaaagcagagaaggaaattcCACAACCCCCCTgtgcagcctgttcctgtgttctgtcaccctcaccataaAAAAGTTTCGTCTcatatttaagcagaacctcccatgttccagcttgcacccaattgctccttgtcctatcattgcTTGTCAccgagaagagcctggctctgtcctcctgacactcacccttttcatatttataaacgttgataaggtcacccctcagccgcctcttctccaagctccctcagcctctcctcgtaagggagatgctccactccctcgtggctctgtgctggactCTGTCAAGCAGTTCCTGTCCTTGAACTGAGGGGCCCACAGCTGGATGCAATACTCCAGATGTTGTCACCAGGGcagtgcagaggaggaggagaacctCTCTCGACCTACTAACCTTTCTGCTACACCCCAGGATAGACTCCCACTTGACTCCAtcccattgaccacaactctgCCTTCTTCCCTCCAGCCCATTTCCAGCCCACCTCACTACCCGATCATCCAGAGCACACTTCCTCAGTTTAGCTGCGAGGATGCTGTGGAAGACAgtgtcaaaggctttactgaaatcaagacaGACCACGTCCACGGCTTTACAATGAGCTTGCTCCTGCATTTAAGGAACGCTGCCCCTCCAACCCAGGAATGTGCAGAATGGTTGGGGGGATGCTTCTTACCTTCATTTATAAAGGGAGTCAGGGTACACACATTCTGAAAGAAGCTGATCAGTCTCAAATTTATGCTATTCTTGCAATATGCTTTCTTGACCTGAAATGCAGGCAAATAAGTAAATctaccttctcttctcttttttttttccccctatggTATGTAAAACTTAGGAGTTGTCTAGTACTATATATTATTACTGCTTGAGATTTTTTGTGCAACagatgattaatttttttttctctacaacaTCTGTTACACATTCAGCCACCAAAACAACTCCAAAGGCCCATTTCATTTGGTGTTCCTGAAGGTGAGAACATTTTGGTCACACAGTGTTTCTTTAAGCCATCAGGCTGTAGATTT
This genomic stretch from Anas acuta chromosome 17, bAnaAcu1.1, whole genome shotgun sequence harbors:
- the LOC137841300 gene encoding apelin receptor A-like is translated as MEYGELDYYYEEEEGNETGEACEWQADWEASFSLLPALYTLVFVLGLSGNGLVLLTVWRGPRAKRRSADAYIGNLALADLAFVATLPLWAAYTALRFHWPFGAALCKLSSYLVLLNMFASAFCLGGLSAERYRAVTRAAPPHPRSAAAPRRSAAGSSAPLGPLAALWAAAAAAALPALLLREARGGPRNRTLCDLQLGGGAARAAAALSLGTTALGFAAPLLLMAVCYCCVGAAVRRHLRPRRAEAAARRRLLRLIAALVAVFAGCWLPFHLLKSLFVLAAAGLLELPCALLGLISRLHPYATCLAYLNSCLNPLLYAFLDGRFRAQCRLLLGLRGARRPPASSAAVPASSTLSAPTQRSEVPSGGTKV